Proteins encoded in a region of the Synechococcus sp. BIOS-U3-1 genome:
- a CDS encoding conjugal transfer protein TrbI: protein MTTSLKCACPSCSCEADGSSVVRKNGQSFCSDACANGHPNQEPCHDAAGACGCTCGG from the coding sequence ATGACTACTTCTTTGAAATGTGCATGCCCAAGCTGCAGCTGTGAAGCTGACGGTTCGTCTGTTGTTCGCAAAAATGGGCAAAGTTTTTGCTCAGATGCCTGCGCTAATGGTCACCCGAACCAGGAGCCTTGTCACGACGCGGCTGGTGCCTGTGGCTGCACCTGTGGAGGTTAG
- a CDS encoding Nif11-like leader peptide family natural product precursor, translated as MALDQLKAFLVLMQNDLALKEAVLASSTADDVAKIAAGLGYEFAGDELLRFSGQKVGRVTVSKRQPPGEYS; from the coding sequence ATGGCTCTTGATCAGCTCAAGGCGTTTCTGGTTCTGATGCAGAACGACCTGGCCTTGAAAGAGGCTGTGCTTGCTTCCTCGACTGCTGATGATGTGGCCAAGATTGCTGCCGGTCTTGGGTATGAATTCGCTGGTGATGAACTTCTGCGCTTTTCTGGTCAAAAGGTGGGTCGCGTCACGGTGTCCAAGCGTCAGCCCCCCGGGGAATACAGCTGA
- a CDS encoding early protein (E6), which yields MPSRPRDRVGEIYGRLTVVRASERRTKSGNAYWWCQCSCGREREVPGDKLSTNTARKKPVVTACLVCSRELQVEGVCTKNDREERQRRDNAERQRKALMGQVPDSWLRLPLTDAHARELGQVLFFRGTYCLRGHLAPYRINGGCLACSGQKHSAHESLMP from the coding sequence ATGCCATCGAGACCCCGCGATCGTGTTGGCGAGATCTATGGGAGGTTGACTGTTGTTCGCGCTTCTGAACGCCGTACCAAAAGTGGTAATGCTTATTGGTGGTGCCAGTGCAGCTGTGGCAGGGAAAGGGAAGTACCAGGAGACAAGCTTTCGACCAACACAGCTCGCAAAAAGCCGGTGGTTACAGCTTGTCTGGTCTGTTCCAGGGAACTGCAAGTCGAGGGGGTCTGCACCAAGAACGATCGTGAAGAGCGACAAAGACGAGACAATGCAGAGCGTCAACGCAAAGCGTTAATGGGTCAAGTACCGGACAGTTGGCTACGACTTCCACTGACCGATGCCCATGCTCGAGAACTAGGGCAGGTCCTGTTTTTCCGTGGAACGTATTGCCTGAGGGGTCATCTGGCCCCTTATCGCATCAATGGTGGTTGTCTGGCTTGTTCCGGCCAGAAACACTCTGCCCACGAATCCCTAATGCCATAG
- the dcd gene encoding dCTP deaminase — protein sequence MAVLGRQAILRAIDGGTITITPFIPENVGPASVDLTLACSFRVFRKVHEIVDVNEHTDYRSFTDKVDLSEGEHILIMPGETILGITEERLTLAPGLCGWLEGRSRFARLGLMVHISAPFMGPGIDSQQVLEMSNFGPAPLAVHPGTAICQFIFQTLDGEESYQGRFAGQNQSSF from the coding sequence ATGGCGGTTCTAGGGCGTCAGGCCATCCTGCGGGCAATCGACGGTGGCACCATCACAATCACTCCTTTCATTCCAGAGAATGTGGGCCCTGCATCGGTGGACCTCACGCTTGCCTGCAGTTTCCGGGTCTTTCGCAAAGTGCACGAAATTGTCGATGTGAATGAACACACCGACTACCGCTCGTTTACCGACAAGGTCGACCTCTCAGAGGGAGAGCACATCCTGATCATGCCTGGTGAAACCATCTTGGGGATCACCGAAGAGCGTTTGACGCTCGCCCCTGGTCTTTGCGGATGGCTTGAGGGCCGTAGTCGCTTTGCTCGTTTGGGACTGATGGTGCACATCAGTGCTCCTTTCATGGGTCCGGGCATCGACAGCCAGCAGGTGCTGGAGATGAGCAATTTCGGTCCAGCGCCTCTCGCCGTCCATCCTGGAACAGCGATTTGTCAGTTCATTTTCCAGACCCTCGATGGCGAAGAGAGCTATCAAGGGCGTTTCGCAGGCCAGAACCAGAGCAGTTTCTGA
- a CDS encoding DUF427 domain-containing protein, whose protein sequence is MKAVLDATVPYFPRSAIRQEFFRESNHTTLCGWKGNARYWDVRKLIPNAAWSYETPNPEHLCELLDGA, encoded by the coding sequence ATGAAAGCGGTTCTAGATGCAACAGTTCCGTACTTCCCACGCTCTGCAATCCGTCAGGAGTTCTTCCGCGAATCAAACCACACCACTCTTTGCGGCTGGAAGGGCAATGCTCGCTACTGGGATGTGCGCAAGCTCATTCCCAACGCCGCTTGGAGTTATGAAACGCCCAACCCTGAGCATTTGTGTGAGCTTTTGGATGGTGCCTAA
- a CDS encoding DoxX family protein, with the protein MSEETSNQFSSDLCLLILRVSAGVLIIHHGFEKLQDPAGFTSFIIDQYFSFLPFDHVLWTYLAAYTQIIGSIVLIFGIATRPAVIGLLSTMLFAMAFHFQDTGLQGAPFAVVEAHNYEYETSALYLFIFLVLAIAGSGSLSLSKLYRDRFPQLLRAWV; encoded by the coding sequence ATGAGTGAAGAAACGTCGAATCAATTTTCTTCTGACTTGTGCTTACTGATTCTGCGTGTTTCAGCTGGTGTTCTCATCATCCATCATGGTTTTGAGAAATTGCAAGATCCTGCCGGATTCACCTCATTTATTATTGATCAGTATTTTTCTTTTCTCCCCTTTGACCATGTCCTCTGGACCTATCTAGCTGCTTATACCCAAATCATAGGATCGATTGTTCTCATCTTTGGGATCGCGACCCGCCCTGCAGTGATTGGTTTATTGTCAACCATGCTGTTTGCTATGGCCTTTCACTTTCAGGATACGGGTCTTCAAGGCGCTCCCTTTGCAGTTGTAGAAGCTCACAATTACGAGTACGAGACTTCAGCGCTTTATCTGTTCATTTTTCTGGTCCTCGCGATTGCCGGCTCAGGTTCACTGAGTCTGTCCAAGCTCTACCGCGATCGATTCCCTCAGCTTCTCCGTGCCTGGGTGTGA
- the sodC gene encoding superoxide dismutase family protein produces the protein MRLLASLLSLCVALLLPGKLQASSLEIDIHTISKDGVGESIGTIVASDSTNGLVIAPSLNNLSEGEHGFHLHAGTSCQAALNDEKVSIPGLAAKGHWDPENTNTHSGPFGDGHRGDLSRLVVNADGTTTTEVVAPRLSTADLRGRALIVHAGGDTYSDNPPLGGGGERIACGIAG, from the coding sequence ATGCGCCTTCTTGCCTCTCTGCTTTCCCTGTGCGTCGCCCTGCTGCTGCCAGGCAAGCTTCAAGCCAGTTCTCTAGAGATTGATATCCACACCATCTCTAAGGACGGAGTCGGTGAATCGATCGGAACGATTGTTGCTAGCGACAGCACAAACGGGCTTGTGATCGCACCATCCCTCAACAACCTGAGCGAAGGCGAGCATGGTTTTCATCTACATGCCGGCACGTCCTGCCAAGCGGCTCTCAATGATGAAAAGGTCAGCATCCCTGGGCTCGCGGCCAAGGGACACTGGGATCCAGAGAACACCAACACGCACAGCGGTCCGTTCGGCGATGGACATCGTGGTGATCTCAGCCGTTTGGTTGTGAATGCCGACGGCACCACCACGACGGAAGTTGTAGCTCCGCGGTTGAGCACAGCTGATTTGCGCGGGCGGGCTCTGATCGTGCATGCCGGTGGAGACACGTACAGCGACAATCCTCCACTCGGCGGCGGCGGTGAACGCATCGCATGCGGTATCGCAGGCTGA
- a CDS encoding phenylpyruvate tautomerase MIF-related protein: MPLINLRTSLASVDHPDELLLELSANLAEQTGKPEDYVMTLLETDVPMTFAGSSAPAAFVEVKSIGALRPSAMTASLCELIKARMGIPADRVYVHFEDVPASSFGWNGSTFG; this comes from the coding sequence ATGCCTCTAATTAATTTGCGCACTTCGCTTGCTTCTGTCGATCATCCCGACGAGCTGCTGCTCGAGTTGTCCGCCAACCTGGCCGAGCAGACCGGTAAACCTGAGGATTATGTGATGACACTCCTCGAGACCGATGTACCGATGACCTTTGCTGGCAGCTCCGCTCCTGCCGCATTCGTTGAGGTCAAGTCAATTGGGGCCCTGCGTCCTTCTGCAATGACGGCGTCACTCTGTGAGCTGATTAAGGCTCGAATGGGGATTCCTGCCGACAGGGTCTATGTCCACTTCGAGGATGTTCCTGCTAGTTCCTTCGGTTGGAACGGAAGCACATTTGGCTGA